In Desulfomonile tiedjei DSM 6799, a genomic segment contains:
- a CDS encoding secondary thiamine-phosphate synthase enzyme YjbQ, with product MKSYRKELWFNIPKRRGFINITPQVEGALHDSGVREGLVLVNAMHITASVFINDDESGLHQDYDRWLEELAPHAPVSKYLHNRTGEDNGDAHLKRQIMGREVVVAITEGKLDFGPWEQIFYGEFDGGRRKRVLVKIIGE from the coding sequence ATGAAAAGCTATCGCAAGGAACTTTGGTTCAATATTCCTAAGAGAAGAGGATTTATAAACATTACGCCCCAGGTGGAAGGCGCGCTCCATGACAGTGGGGTGAGGGAAGGTCTGGTCCTTGTGAATGCTATGCACATAACTGCATCGGTGTTTATCAATGATGATGAATCCGGTCTGCATCAGGATTATGACCGATGGTTGGAAGAATTGGCGCCCCATGCACCTGTGAGCAAGTACCTTCATAACCGGACCGGAGAAGACAATGGCGACGCGCACCTGAAAAGACAGATTATGGGAAGAGAAGTTGTTGTCGCGATCACTGAAGGAAAGCTCGATTTCGGCCCCTGGGAGCAGATCTTTTACGGTGAGTTTGATGGAGGTCGGCGGAAACGAGTGTTGGTGAAAATCATTGGAGAATAA
- a CDS encoding CBS domain-containing protein: MAKIADIMTREVITVTPDTPIRELARILAEKRINGVPVVDEDGTVLGVVCESDLIEQGRPLHIPTVFVILDSFIPLENPWRLQKEFKRITATKVEEIYSRPAVCVSPESDVSEAAKLMSEKKYYTIPVCDDADRLVGVLGKVDVIRGLA; encoded by the coding sequence ATGGCTAAGATTGCAGATATCATGACCCGTGAAGTCATCACCGTCACTCCGGACACTCCCATCCGTGAACTGGCGAGAATACTTGCAGAAAAGCGCATCAACGGCGTCCCGGTGGTAGATGAAGATGGAACGGTCCTCGGAGTAGTATGTGAATCCGACCTCATCGAGCAGGGCAGACCTCTGCATATTCCTACCGTCTTCGTGATCCTGGATTCCTTCATCCCCCTGGAAAATCCGTGGAGACTGCAGAAAGAGTTCAAAAGAATCACCGCAACCAAGGTTGAAGAAATCTACTCCAGGCCCGCTGTTTGCGTATCTCCTGAATCGGACGTATCCGAAGCGGCAAAGCTCATGAGCGAAAAAAAGTACTATACGATACCGGTTTGCGATGATGCAGACAGACTGGTGGGGGTATTGGGGAAGGTGGACGTAATAAGGGGACTCGCGTGA
- the larB gene encoding nickel pincer cofactor biosynthesis protein LarB, translating to MDRDRLKKIMEDVRDGLLPCEEACRIFQDLQTEDLGFAAIDHHRAVRLGFPEVIFGQGKTAQQIVGIATSLMSRQDVVLITRVDEEKAAAILKEIPELDYNSLAGTLLFTRGEMRNRGKGEILVVAAGSSDLSVAEEAKVTAVSMGNSVGTLYDVGVAGIHRLLTNNRRLRDAAVVIAVAGMEGALPSVIGGLVDRPVIAVPTSVGYGAAFGGITALLAMLNSCAPGIVVVNIDNGFGAAYAATLMNRIAE from the coding sequence TTGGATCGTGATCGACTGAAGAAGATAATGGAAGATGTCCGTGACGGATTGCTCCCCTGTGAAGAAGCCTGCAGAATATTTCAAGATCTCCAAACAGAGGATCTGGGTTTTGCAGCAATCGATCATCATCGAGCCGTGAGACTCGGTTTCCCGGAGGTTATTTTCGGACAAGGTAAGACAGCTCAGCAGATCGTCGGTATTGCGACGAGTCTGATGTCCAGGCAGGACGTTGTCCTCATCACGAGAGTTGACGAAGAAAAAGCAGCGGCAATTCTCAAGGAAATTCCCGAGCTTGACTACAACTCTCTGGCCGGAACACTTCTTTTCACCCGAGGCGAAATGAGGAACAGGGGAAAAGGCGAGATTTTGGTGGTGGCTGCCGGAAGTTCGGATTTGAGCGTTGCCGAGGAGGCCAAAGTAACTGCTGTATCGATGGGGAACAGTGTAGGGACGCTGTACGATGTTGGTGTGGCGGGTATTCACCGGCTCTTGACGAATAATCGAAGACTCAGGGATGCTGCCGTGGTCATCGCTGTTGCAGGCATGGAAGGTGCCTTACCGAGTGTAATCGGAGGATTGGTCGATCGGCCGGTCATAGCCGTACCTACCTCTGTCGGATATGGTGCAGCCTTCGGCGGAATAACCGCGCTGCTTGCGATGCTGAACTCCTGCGCGCCGGGAATCGTAGTGGTCAACATCGACAATGGATTCGGAGCAGCCTATGCAGCGACGTTGATGAACAGGATAGCGGAATGA
- a CDS encoding IS1182 family transposase encodes MGKQIRADYEQILMFPPSVEDWVAKDHPARFIRDFVDSLDLSELGIEVPDSDTGRPPYAPDLLLKVWLFGYFNRIRSTRKLEKGCLENMGLIWLTGMNAPDHNSLWRFFKANKKSLRHLFRQSIRVALKADLIGLALHAVDGTKIQAVSSNDKARGREHLERFLESVSERLDRTIADAMTEIERAEREETGEYRLPQSMQDGLKRKQRIQEALKELDESDKKSVHPSEPEARFMKNRRTKDLSYNAQAVADQKSGLIVAADVVTDGADNGQLVPMLDKVKENLGAVAEENVADGGYFSSGQIGLAHEREYGILIGKSSGEIVSERGADEDLYHRSRFVFDQERDCFICPEGRLLPFHQRKINGKNHNEVRRYHCKDFLTCPNRWKCSKSKNGRLIDLSVYEAALERHRSKREKPENKERLKTRKKIIEPPFAWIKSALSFRRWTVAGIDNVKAQWDLICTTINLRKLYHHWVSGEVAFT; translated from the coding sequence ATGGGCAAACAGATCCGGGCCGATTACGAACAGATCTTGATGTTTCCGCCGTCAGTGGAAGACTGGGTGGCTAAGGATCACCCGGCGCGCTTTATCCGAGATTTCGTGGATTCCTTGGATCTGTCCGAGTTGGGAATCGAGGTTCCCGACAGCGATACAGGACGTCCTCCGTATGCGCCAGATCTTCTGTTGAAGGTGTGGCTTTTCGGATACTTCAATCGGATCAGGAGTACCCGTAAGCTTGAAAAGGGTTGCCTTGAGAATATGGGGCTGATTTGGCTGACGGGGATGAATGCTCCGGATCATAATTCCTTATGGCGATTCTTCAAGGCGAACAAGAAATCATTGAGGCATCTGTTCAGACAGTCGATTCGTGTTGCTCTGAAGGCCGATCTGATCGGTCTAGCTCTTCATGCCGTGGACGGGACCAAGATCCAAGCCGTCTCATCCAACGACAAGGCTCGGGGTCGTGAGCACCTGGAGAGGTTTCTGGAAAGTGTTTCGGAGAGATTGGACCGCACGATTGCCGATGCGATGACTGAGATAGAGAGAGCCGAGCGGGAAGAGACCGGTGAGTATCGCCTTCCGCAGTCCATGCAAGACGGATTGAAACGGAAACAGCGGATACAAGAGGCTCTGAAGGAGTTGGATGAATCGGACAAGAAGTCAGTTCACCCTTCGGAACCGGAAGCTCGCTTTATGAAGAATCGCCGGACCAAAGACTTGTCGTACAACGCTCAGGCGGTTGCCGACCAAAAGAGCGGCCTTATCGTGGCCGCAGATGTGGTCACGGATGGGGCCGACAACGGGCAATTGGTCCCCATGCTCGACAAGGTGAAAGAGAATCTGGGCGCTGTGGCAGAGGAAAATGTGGCGGACGGGGGATATTTTTCCTCAGGGCAGATAGGTCTGGCCCATGAGCGAGAATACGGCATTCTTATCGGGAAATCGTCAGGGGAAATTGTTTCCGAGAGAGGTGCGGATGAGGATCTCTATCACCGATCCCGGTTCGTCTTTGATCAGGAGCGTGATTGCTTCATATGCCCTGAAGGGCGCTTGTTGCCTTTTCATCAGCGGAAAATTAACGGCAAGAACCACAATGAGGTTCGCAGGTATCACTGCAAGGATTTTCTAACGTGTCCCAATCGCTGGAAATGCTCCAAGAGCAAGAACGGACGCCTCATAGACCTCAGCGTTTACGAGGCGGCCCTAGAACGACACCGCAGCAAGAGGGAAAAACCAGAGAACAAAGAGCGCCTGAAGACTCGAAAGAAGATTATCGAGCCACCGTTTGCCTGGATCAAGAGCGCATTAAGCTTTCGGCGATGGACCGTGGCCGGAATCGACAACGTAAAGGCCCAGTGGGACCTTATTTGCACGACCATAAATCTCAGGAAGCTCTACCACCATTGGGTATCCGGCGAGGTGGCATTCACGTAA
- a CDS encoding Zn-ribbon domain-containing OB-fold protein produces MGFEQFGIISFTGVTKAEQFVEFLKNNELRGTVCKSCGAKFFPPRSDCDKCLSNDMDWFGISGEGTLITFTKAMYAPAGFEKDVPYLLGVAEFADGIKVFGRLDKSLPDDAVKAGMKVKLQVVSLEGDRLSYQLTAA; encoded by the coding sequence ATGGGATTCGAACAATTCGGAATTATAAGCTTCACCGGAGTGACCAAAGCGGAGCAATTCGTCGAGTTCCTCAAGAATAATGAACTGCGCGGAACCGTTTGCAAGAGCTGCGGCGCCAAGTTTTTTCCTCCGCGAAGCGATTGTGACAAATGCCTGTCGAATGACATGGATTGGTTTGGTATCTCCGGAGAGGGTACCCTTATCACCTTTACCAAAGCCATGTATGCACCCGCAGGTTTCGAAAAGGACGTCCCTTATCTTCTCGGTGTGGCAGAATTCGCAGACGGGATAAAAGTATTCGGCAGATTGGATAAATCACTCCCCGATGATGCGGTGAAAGCAGGAATGAAAGTCAAGCTTCAGGTGGTCAGTTTGGAAGGCGATCGTTTGAGCTATCAGCTTACCGCAGCATAA
- a CDS encoding thiolase domain-containing protein codes for MAKVAVIGVGQSAFVRAYPGSIRELAFEAYKDAMRDAGIKPEQIDASVICSAPEYDKQRTPAGLMAEYLGLNPQPTFYVESVCSSSSSGLRTAYALVASGLHDVVMVLGFQKMSEISSAESQERMGRGADIQWEAPFGTMMPAYYAMYARGHFEKYGTTEEDLGLIRLKSSTYGVINEKAVFRKSLTLEKILEPKYIATPLKMMDCCANADGSSCVIVASEEKAKDLCSKPVWIKGLGMATAPINMAGRDSFSGLKCAQLAAKRAYEMAGISPSDVNVAEVHDCFTIAEMMAYEDLGFARQGEGPQLIRNKETYKEGKIPVNVDGGLLSKGHPIGATGGSQIRTIVLQLRDEAGPMQVPGAKIGLVHNIGGVGIYGNVSIFGVE; via the coding sequence ATGGCAAAAGTCGCGGTGATCGGCGTCGGACAAAGTGCATTTGTGAGGGCGTATCCGGGCTCCATTCGCGAATTGGCCTTCGAGGCTTACAAAGATGCAATGCGTGACGCAGGAATTAAACCGGAGCAGATTGATGCATCGGTTATATGTTCTGCACCCGAATACGATAAACAGCGAACACCCGCCGGCCTGATGGCCGAATATCTGGGATTGAATCCTCAACCCACGTTCTATGTCGAAAGCGTCTGCTCATCGAGCTCGAGCGGACTCAGAACAGCGTACGCGCTGGTTGCATCCGGGCTTCACGATGTGGTTATGGTTCTGGGTTTTCAGAAAATGTCGGAAATATCCTCTGCCGAATCTCAGGAGCGAATGGGTCGCGGTGCGGACATTCAGTGGGAAGCTCCTTTTGGAACCATGATGCCCGCGTATTATGCAATGTACGCGCGGGGACACTTTGAAAAGTACGGAACAACCGAAGAGGACCTCGGGCTCATTAGACTAAAATCATCTACGTACGGTGTCATTAACGAGAAAGCCGTGTTCAGAAAATCACTGACCCTCGAGAAAATCCTTGAACCCAAATATATCGCTACTCCCCTGAAAATGATGGATTGCTGTGCCAACGCGGACGGTTCTTCCTGTGTCATAGTGGCATCCGAGGAAAAAGCCAAGGACCTGTGCAGCAAACCCGTATGGATAAAGGGTTTGGGAATGGCCACAGCACCGATCAATATGGCCGGAAGGGATTCCTTCAGCGGACTGAAATGTGCTCAGCTCGCGGCCAAACGCGCCTATGAAATGGCTGGCATCAGCCCGTCGGACGTGAATGTTGCCGAGGTTCACGATTGTTTCACCATTGCCGAAATGATGGCATATGAAGATCTCGGGTTTGCTCGACAAGGTGAAGGGCCTCAACTGATCCGAAACAAAGAAACGTACAAAGAAGGAAAGATACCGGTTAACGTCGATGGGGGGCTGCTTTCCAAGGGACACCCCATTGGCGCAACGGGCGGATCGCAAATCAGGACAATCGTGCTCCAACTCAGAGATGAAGCTGGACCGATGCAGGTCCCCGGGGCAAAGATCGGGCTTGTTCACAATATTGGCGGCGTGGGAATTTACGGTAACGTGAGCATCTTCGGCGTAGAATGA